In Phlebotomus papatasi isolate M1 unplaced genomic scaffold, Ppap_2.1 HiC_scaffold_90, whole genome shotgun sequence, a single genomic region encodes these proteins:
- the LOC129809395 gene encoding uncharacterized protein LOC129809395 has product MEVQEYLTERGLLDIGPNRIFNCDETGFEMSPKGVKGLAKKGAKSVHSVSYANDHENITCLFMVSADGDMAPPLVIFAYKRVPGHLAKTVPNGWAIGRSDKGWMTGECFFEYVANTFYPWLVKNEVPLPVILYVDGHKSHLTLPLSEFCSSHGIEIIVLYPNSTHIIQPLDAGYFSPLKAAWAKERGRWQLAHPRERFSRQNFTPTLEKAIRSLRNREILRNGFRHCGLFPFNHQAIDTDKIVAGPSTVKRRIIESPAKNLETICPILRALKELIPEDVLKQFQEYEFEEWKGAPEYRYLFSEWQKFKYELESVPKIGDSLNVAETQDEEFSHSVEASLEPVQSVLEPVESVLIEPVEIIIQPVESVPDTMEEVMVPVEGVLDPLEVVLEPTEGFLEPSECFVQPAETLVEPSEGVLKPVEGVLDRAEDVLQSGEVALEPTEIFLHSTEIQPTKVENVFDDVLFWPKPIIDESKDGKTRKKEKLPISVTSEKWQEYHRRKETEKLILEEEKQKKRQERLRKKFEKEQGEKEKKQKQEERKLKRKLEANKKINSKKNRKI; this is encoded by the exons ATGGAGGTCCAGGAATATCTTACGGAGAGGGGGCTTTTGGACATTGGACCTAATCGCATTTTTAATTGCGATGAGACGGGTTTTGAAATGTCCCCAAAGGGAGTGAAAGGCTTAGCGAAGAAAGGAGCCAAATCAGTCCACTCGGTGTCATATGCAAACGATCATGAAAATATCACATGTTTGTTTATGGTATCCGCAGATGGAGATATGGCGCCCCCCCTGGTGATTTTCGCATACAAAAGAGTGCCTGGACATCTGGCAAAGACGGTTCCCAACGGTTGGGCGATTGGCCGCTCAGACAAAGGGTGGATGACGGGAGAGTGCTTCTTCGAATACGTCGCCAACACCTTTTACCCATGGTTAGTCAAAAACGAAGTCCCGCTTCCCGTGATTTTGTATGTGGATGGACACAAATCTCATCTCACTCTCCCACTGAGTGAGTTTTGCTCCAGTCATGGAATTGAG aTTATTGTGCTGTACCCCAATTCTACACATATTATTCAACCCCTGGATGCCGGGTACTTCTCCCCGTTGAAGGCGGCATGGGCCAAAGAACGTGGGCGATGGCAATTGGCTCACCCGAGGGAGAGATTCAGTCGTCAAAATTTCACTCCGACTTTGGAGAAAGCTATTAGATCTCTTAGAAATAGGGAAATTCTAAGAAATGGTTTCCGCCATTGCGGCCTATTTCCCTTCAATCATCAAGCAATTGACACAGATAAAATTGTAGCAGGACCTTCCACGGTCAAACGACGAATCATTGAATCTCCTGCCAAAAATCTTGAAACAATTTGTCCGATTTTGAGAGCTCTGAAGGAACTCATTCCAGAGGACGTTTTGAAGCAATTCCAGGAATATGAATTTGAGGAATGGAAAGGAGCACCTGAATACAGGTATTTATTTTCGGAATGGCAGAAGTTCAAGTATGAACTGGAATCAGTTCCTAAGATCGGAGACTCTCTGAATGTGGCGGAAACTCAGGACGAAGAATTCTCACATTCAGTGGAAGCTTCCTTGGAGCCGGTGCAAAGTGTCCTAGAACCGGTGGAAAGCGTCCTTATTGAGCCAGTAGAAATTATCATACAGCCAGTGGAAAGTGTCCCGGACACAATGGAAGAAGTCATGGTGCCAGTGGAAGGTGTCTTGGATCCGTTGGAAGTCGTCCTGGAGCCGACAGAAGGCTTCCTAGAGCCGTCGGAGTGCTTCGTTCAGCCCGCAGAAACCCTCGTGGAGCCGTCAGAAGGAGTCCTGAAGCCGGTAGAAGGCGTGCTGGATCGGGCAGAAGATGTTCTGCAATCGGGGGAAGTTGCTTTGGAGCCGACGGAAATATTTCTACATTCGACTGAAATCCAACCCACTAAAGTTGAGAACGTTTTCGATGATGTTTTATTTTGGCCAAAGCCAATAATCGATGAAAGTAAGGATGGAAAGAccaggaaaaaggaaaaacttCCTATATCAGTGACGTCTGAAAAGTGGCAGGAGTATCATAGGCGAAAAGAAACAGAAAAACTAATAttagaagaagaaaaacaaaaaaagcgaCAGGAAAGGCTAAGAAAGAAGTTTGAAAAAGAACAgggtgaaaaagaaaagaaacaaaaacaggaagaaagaaaattaaagaggAAGCTGGAggccaataaaaaaataaactcgaaaaaaaatcgcaaaatttgA